From a single Photobacterium gaetbulicola Gung47 genomic region:
- a CDS encoding hypothetical protein (COG2199) encodes MLRHLRKNLNLQIQVLMALLVVLTALPIGLLWHNSTERVVHLTIEHIYKHASQGVISHLREFFTDAHQVYQHQDRIQKALNSKVQNRETLLNHLLTVLNHHNEIDYFYFANVDGGLLSMGHQENNQYFLIETDSNQAGNLNRFSSDHDGHKGQLLETTTNFDALEKAWFQNAIDSNEPVWSNIYASAFDPTLLGITLSQAQRDDSGKLLGVWGLDLTLNTVVHELNKSKLSQHGDVVLYDKNQAILASTSPAHTPSNGELPAINQSTAPILDSLIKADSNKGNSLLLVDHNGEQWAGFISDYNIGQDHLVKIAFYSPLTDFAPELGASQRAAILLTAVLVLVAILLGKKAAWQLHQPIQALTQAAEQISKGRWGSQITITRDDELGTLAKSFNKMQRNLELTIHELDSQQQETKRLNALLERQNQELEARVKERTQALSTANTKLQQMAYFDGLTGIANRRYFWQQLDEKCREQDGWLLIMDIDNFKLINDAYGHIEGDNILKHFTATCQAVLPANCLFGRIGGEEFAVWMADVPRLEIEKITHQLLSQLERHPYTNGITSVVVSTSIGVSRCTSLPQKSYAVADRLLYQAKQEGKNRAVIEPTADDHEV; translated from the coding sequence ATGCTAAGACACCTAAGAAAAAATCTTAATTTGCAAATTCAGGTGTTGATGGCGTTGTTGGTTGTCCTAACGGCGCTGCCTATCGGCTTGCTCTGGCACAACAGTACCGAGCGTGTTGTCCACCTGACGATTGAGCACATCTACAAACATGCCAGCCAAGGGGTAATTTCCCATCTCAGGGAATTTTTCACTGATGCGCACCAAGTCTATCAGCATCAGGACCGTATTCAGAAAGCCCTCAACAGCAAGGTGCAAAACCGGGAAACATTGCTCAACCATCTACTAACCGTGTTAAACCACCACAATGAAATCGATTATTTCTATTTCGCGAATGTCGACGGTGGATTGCTCTCTATGGGCCATCAAGAAAATAACCAGTATTTCCTGATTGAAACTGATTCTAATCAAGCTGGTAACTTGAATCGTTTTTCCTCCGATCACGATGGTCACAAAGGCCAGCTACTCGAAACAACAACAAACTTCGATGCCCTAGAAAAAGCATGGTTTCAAAATGCCATCGACAGCAATGAGCCGGTCTGGAGCAACATTTACGCCAGTGCCTTTGACCCAACCCTGCTAGGTATTACATTGTCGCAGGCGCAACGCGATGATAGCGGCAAACTGTTAGGTGTCTGGGGACTGGATTTAACACTCAACACGGTTGTGCATGAACTGAACAAGAGCAAACTGAGCCAGCATGGTGATGTCGTGCTGTACGATAAAAACCAAGCTATTCTTGCCAGTACCTCTCCCGCTCATACACCGAGCAACGGTGAGCTTCCTGCCATCAACCAATCCACCGCCCCAATCCTTGATAGCCTGATCAAAGCAGATAGCAACAAAGGCAACAGCTTGCTGCTGGTTGACCACAATGGTGAACAATGGGCTGGATTTATCAGCGACTACAATATCGGCCAAGATCACCTTGTCAAAATTGCCTTCTATTCCCCATTGACTGACTTTGCCCCTGAACTCGGTGCCTCCCAGCGAGCCGCGATCCTATTGACCGCCGTCTTAGTGCTCGTTGCCATCCTGCTCGGCAAGAAAGCTGCCTGGCAGCTCCATCAACCAATTCAAGCCCTGACCCAAGCGGCAGAGCAAATCAGCAAGGGACGATGGGGAAGCCAGATTACCATCACCCGGGATGACGAATTAGGGACACTGGCCAAATCGTTCAATAAGATGCAGCGAAATCTCGAGTTGACCATTCATGAACTCGATAGCCAACAGCAGGAGACCAAACGCCTCAATGCCCTCTTAGAACGTCAAAACCAAGAGCTTGAAGCACGAGTAAAAGAACGAACTCAAGCGCTTAGCACTGCCAATACCAAACTGCAACAGATGGCCTACTTCGACGGCCTCACGGGAATTGCCAACCGCCGTTATTTTTGGCAGCAGCTTGATGAAAAATGTAGAGAGCAAGACGGTTGGTTGCTGATTATGGATATCGACAACTTCAAGCTTATTAACGATGCGTACGGTCACATCGAAGGCGATAATATCCTCAAGCATTTCACGGCGACTTGTCAGGCTGTTTTGCCTGCGAATTGCCTGTTTGGCCGTATTGGTGGCGAGGAGTTTGCCGTCTGGATGGCAGATGTACCTCGACTAGAAATCGAGAAAATCACCCATCAGCTGCTATCGCAGCTTGAACGTCACCCTTATACAAATGGCATTACCTCAGTGGTAGTTTCGACCAGTATCGGTGTCAGTCGCTGCACTTCCCTGCCGCAAAAATCTTATGCCGTTGCCGACAGGCTACTCTACCAGGCAAAGCAAGAGGGCAAGAATCGCGCTGTGATAGAGCCGACAGCTGATGATCACGAGGTCTAA
- a CDS encoding riboflavin synthase subunit alpha (COG0307) — protein MFTGIVQGTAQVIAIEKKEAFQTHVVRLFGKMREGLEIGASVAHNGCCLTVTKLEGDNVSFDLMQETLAVTNLGELSAGDSVNIERAAKFGDEIGGHSMSGHINAVTTIVDIEVSPNNTTIWFEIPESYNKYILRKGYIGLDGCSLTIGTVAEDRFCVHLIPETLQRTLFGVKKVGAKVNIEIDPQTQAIVDTVERVLAEKGLG, from the coding sequence ATGTTTACCGGAATTGTTCAGGGTACAGCACAAGTTATTGCTATCGAAAAAAAAGAAGCGTTTCAAACTCATGTTGTCCGATTATTCGGCAAGATGCGGGAGGGGTTGGAAATCGGTGCTTCAGTTGCCCATAACGGTTGTTGCCTGACGGTCACGAAACTGGAAGGGGATAATGTTTCTTTTGATCTGATGCAGGAAACACTGGCTGTGACTAACCTCGGCGAACTCAGCGCCGGTGATAGTGTGAATATTGAACGGGCGGCCAAGTTTGGTGATGAAATTGGCGGTCACTCAATGTCGGGGCACATCAATGCGGTAACAACGATCGTTGACATTGAAGTATCGCCAAACAATACAACTATTTGGTTCGAAATCCCCGAATCCTACAATAAATATATCTTGCGCAAGGGATACATTGGTTTGGATGGCTGCTCGTTGACGATAGGTACGGTAGCTGAGGATCGTTTCTGTGTGCATTTGATCCCTGAAACCTTGCAACGAACCCTATTTGGTGTGAAGAAAGTCGGTGCTAAAGTCAATATCGAAATCGATCCTCAAACCCAAGCCATAGTCGATACGGTTGAAAGGGTATTGGCTGAAAAAGGCTTAGGATAA
- a CDS encoding hypothetical protein (COG1205), with translation MKNYTEQTVVCPHCGHNIPITLDASAGSQEFYDDCPACCHAIHLNMQVDELHKTINLFVDADDEQIF, from the coding sequence ATGAAGAATTACACAGAGCAGACAGTAGTATGCCCACACTGTGGCCACAACATCCCTATTACTCTTGATGCCAGTGCCGGCAGCCAAGAGTTCTATGATGACTGTCCTGCCTGCTGCCACGCCATCCATCTAAATATGCAAGTTGATGAGCTACATAAGACCATCAACTTATTTGTCGATGCCGATGATGAGCAGATTTTCTAG
- a CDS encoding phosphatase (COG0637): MLGVSPQSFIAVKDSVTGLLAAKAAQMKRVAVPDAVYANGPRWSTANRKLNSLPEVNKQLIAII, from the coding sequence GTGCTCGGTGTTAGCCCACAGTCATTTATTGCCGTCAAGGACTCGGTAACCGGCCTGCTGGCCGCGAAAGCGGCCCAAATGAAAAGGGTGGCCGTCCCTGATGCCGTATATGCCAATGGTCCACGCTGGTCAACTGCCAACCGCAAACTTAACTCGTTACCCGAAGTAAATAAGCAATTAATTGCAATCATCTGA
- a CDS encoding hypothetical protein (COG3001), with protein MWQAISHQLSEVLDRPFKISEKEVLEGGDINECYCIGDGTDRYFVKLNDRERLVMFETEAESLRLLNETDCIQVPQFIHLGTSKDRAFIVLNYLPTKVIDNQSAYTLGEQLARMHAWGEQGEYGFDLDNYIGLTPQPNQWCRKWCRFFAEQRIAWQLQLCSEKGIDFGNIDTITSKVIDLLVHHQPKPSLLHGDLWHGNTAVTVTGPIIYDPASYWGDRECDIAMTELFGGFPPSFYEGYQSVWPLEDGYEKRKTLYNLYHVLNHCNLFGGSYITQAEHMMEELGLK; from the coding sequence ATGTGGCAAGCAATTTCTCACCAACTTTCTGAGGTATTGGATAGACCATTCAAAATCAGCGAAAAGGAAGTACTTGAAGGCGGTGACATTAATGAATGCTACTGCATCGGAGACGGTACCGACCGTTACTTCGTCAAGCTCAACGATCGCGAACGGCTTGTCATGTTCGAGACAGAAGCGGAGAGCCTGAGGCTACTCAACGAAACCGACTGTATCCAAGTACCCCAGTTTATCCACCTCGGCACATCCAAAGACCGGGCTTTTATTGTCCTCAACTACCTGCCGACGAAAGTGATCGATAACCAATCTGCCTATACGCTTGGGGAGCAGTTGGCTCGGATGCATGCCTGGGGCGAACAGGGGGAGTATGGCTTTGACCTCGATAACTACATTGGCTTGACCCCGCAGCCCAACCAATGGTGCCGCAAATGGTGCCGCTTCTTCGCTGAACAACGCATTGCCTGGCAATTGCAGCTTTGTTCGGAAAAAGGCATCGATTTTGGCAATATCGATACGATCACCAGTAAAGTAATCGATCTTCTGGTACACCACCAACCCAAGCCCTCGTTGCTGCATGGCGATCTCTGGCATGGCAATACCGCCGTTACCGTGACTGGCCCGATCATCTATGATCCTGCCAGCTATTGGGGGGATCGTGAATGTGATATCGCTATGACCGAACTGTTTGGTGGGTTCCCACCCAGCTTCTACGAAGGATACCAGTCTGTCTGGCCGCTGGAAGACGGCTATGAAAAGCGCAAAACGCTCTACAACCTTTACCATGTGCTCAACCACTGCAACCTGTTCGGCGGTAGCTACATCACCCAGGCAGAACATATGATGGAAGAGCTAGGGCTGAAATAG
- a CDS encoding histidine ammonia-lyase (COG2986), with translation MYQIEINPGKLSLKQLRHISRHKVTLSLNSAAYDDMLASTQAVEQVIAEDKVVYGINTGFGLLANTRIAVEDLETLQRSIVLSHAAGIGQFMEDHTVRLMMALKINSLARGYSGIRPKVVDALITLVNAEVYPCIPQKGSVGASGDLAPLAHMSTVLLGEGQARHNGEVISGAAALKIAGLEPITLAPKEGLALLNGTQASTAFALEGLFAAEDLYASGTVCGAMSVDAALGSRRPFDPRIHRVRGHRSQIDAAMAYRHLLDKESEIGLSHQQCEKVQDPYSLRCQPQVMGACLQQIRHSADILEIEANAVSDNPLVFADDGDIISGGNFHAEPVAMAADNLALAIAEIGSLSERRMALLIDSGLSKLPPFLVDNGGVNSGFMIAQVTSAALASENKTLAHPASVDSLPTSANQEDHVSMATFAGRRLKDMAENTRGILAVELLAAAQGLDFRTPNRSSERIEQAKEMLRARVSFYDKDRYFAPDIEKANELLLEAHYNSLMPSQLLPSL, from the coding sequence ATGTACCAAATTGAAATCAATCCAGGGAAACTGTCTCTCAAGCAACTGCGACACATCAGCCGCCACAAGGTGACCCTGTCACTCAATAGTGCAGCTTATGATGACATGTTAGCCAGTACCCAGGCCGTTGAGCAGGTGATCGCAGAAGACAAAGTCGTTTATGGCATCAATACGGGCTTTGGTTTGCTCGCCAATACCCGTATCGCCGTTGAAGATTTGGAAACTCTGCAGCGCAGTATTGTTCTTTCCCATGCCGCTGGCATTGGTCAGTTCATGGAAGATCATACGGTCAGGCTGATGATGGCACTGAAGATCAATAGCCTTGCCCGCGGTTACTCGGGGATCCGCCCCAAGGTGGTTGATGCGCTCATCACCCTGGTCAATGCCGAAGTCTACCCTTGCATCCCACAGAAAGGATCGGTTGGTGCATCGGGGGATCTTGCCCCGTTGGCACATATGAGCACGGTACTATTGGGTGAAGGACAAGCTCGTCACAATGGCGAGGTTATCAGCGGCGCGGCAGCATTGAAGATTGCTGGCTTAGAGCCTATCACTTTGGCCCCGAAAGAAGGTCTCGCACTGCTCAATGGCACACAAGCGTCCACCGCATTTGCGCTGGAAGGCTTGTTTGCCGCAGAAGATCTGTATGCCTCGGGCACCGTCTGTGGTGCAATGTCGGTTGATGCTGCACTTGGTAGCCGCCGTCCGTTTGACCCACGTATCCACCGCGTTCGTGGTCACCGCAGCCAGATTGATGCCGCGATGGCCTACCGCCATTTGCTAGACAAAGAAAGCGAGATTGGCTTATCTCACCAGCAGTGCGAAAAAGTCCAAGACCCCTACTCGCTTCGCTGCCAGCCTCAGGTGATGGGGGCTTGCCTGCAGCAGATCCGCCATTCTGCGGATATTCTGGAAATCGAAGCCAATGCCGTTTCTGACAACCCACTGGTATTCGCTGATGATGGCGACATCATTTCCGGTGGTAACTTTCATGCAGAGCCGGTTGCCATGGCAGCTGATAACCTTGCGCTGGCCATTGCCGAAATTGGCAGCCTGTCGGAGCGTCGTATGGCCCTGTTGATCGATAGCGGGCTCAGCAAACTGCCGCCATTCTTGGTGGATAACGGCGGGGTAAACTCCGGTTTTATGATAGCGCAGGTCACTTCAGCTGCACTGGCCAGCGAGAACAAGACCCTTGCCCATCCGGCTTCGGTCGATAGTTTGCCTACCTCGGCCAATCAGGAGGATCATGTCTCGATGGCCACCTTTGCCGGCCGCAGGCTCAAAGACATGGCAGAAAATACCCGCGGGATTTTGGCTGTCGAGCTTCTTGCCGCGGCACAAGGCTTGGATTTCCGCACGCCAAACCGCAGTTCAGAGCGTATTGAGCAAGCCAAGGAAATGCTTCGCGCCCGGGTGAGCTTCTACGACAAGGATCGCTACTTCGCTCCGGATATCGAAAAAGCCAATGAGCTACTATTGGAAGCGCATTACAACAGCCTAATGCCTTCGCAACTGCTTCCGAGCCTGTAA
- a CDS encoding urocanate hydratase (COG2987), which translates to MTQDTQPRLDESRTIIAPTGTTLNAKSWLTEAPLRMLMNNLHPDVAEHPHALVVYGGIGRAARNWQCYDKIVEVLKRLEEDETLLVQSGKPVGVFKTHTNAPRVLIANSNLVPHWANWEHFNELDKEGLMMYGQMTAGSWIYIGSQGIVQGTYETFVAMAKQHFGGDSSGRWILTGGLGGMGGAQPLAATMAGFSMIAVECDESRIDYRLRTGYVDCKATSLDEALAIIEEAKQTGKPVSVGLLGNAADVFPEIVRRGIVPDCTTDQTSAHDPLNGYLPQGWTMAHAAEMRLSDEAEVVKAAKASMAVQVEAMLALQKAGSATVDYGNNIRQMAFEVGVENAFDFPGFVPAYIRPLFCEGVGPFRWAALSGDPEDIYKTDQKVKELIPDNPHLHNWLDMARDRIQFQGLPARICWVGLKDRARLGQAFNEMVKNGELKAPIVIGRDHLDSGSVASPNRETEGMMDGSDAVSDWPLLNALLNTASGATWVSLHHGGGVGMGFSQHSGMVIVCDGTDEAAERVGRVLRNDPATGVMRHADAGYDIAVNCAEEQGLDLPMIPSTQK; encoded by the coding sequence ATGACACAAGATACCCAACCTCGCTTGGACGAAAGCCGTACCATTATTGCCCCGACGGGCACAACGCTAAATGCCAAGTCATGGTTAACCGAAGCCCCACTTCGGATGTTGATGAACAACCTGCATCCCGATGTTGCGGAACACCCACACGCTTTGGTGGTATATGGCGGCATTGGTCGTGCTGCAAGGAACTGGCAGTGCTATGACAAAATTGTCGAGGTGCTAAAGCGCCTTGAAGAAGATGAAACCTTGCTGGTTCAATCCGGCAAGCCTGTCGGTGTATTCAAAACCCACACTAACGCGCCGCGGGTATTGATTGCCAACTCAAACTTGGTTCCGCACTGGGCTAACTGGGAGCATTTCAACGAGCTCGATAAGGAAGGCTTGATGATGTACGGCCAAATGACCGCAGGCAGCTGGATCTATATCGGCTCTCAGGGCATCGTGCAAGGGACTTATGAAACCTTTGTTGCCATGGCAAAACAGCACTTCGGTGGAGACAGTTCTGGTCGTTGGATCCTAACGGGAGGCTTGGGCGGAATGGGGGGCGCTCAGCCGTTGGCGGCCACCATGGCCGGCTTCTCAATGATTGCCGTTGAATGTGATGAGAGCCGCATCGACTACCGCCTACGTACCGGCTATGTAGATTGCAAGGCGACTTCTCTTGATGAAGCGTTGGCGATTATCGAAGAAGCCAAACAAACCGGAAAGCCTGTCTCTGTTGGTCTGCTTGGCAATGCCGCCGATGTGTTCCCTGAAATTGTTCGCCGTGGCATCGTGCCTGATTGCACCACCGACCAAACCTCTGCCCACGACCCGTTAAATGGTTACCTACCACAAGGCTGGACCATGGCGCATGCTGCCGAGATGCGCCTGAGCGACGAAGCTGAGGTCGTAAAAGCTGCCAAAGCGTCGATGGCTGTTCAAGTCGAAGCGATGCTAGCCCTTCAAAAAGCCGGCTCTGCCACCGTTGATTACGGTAATAACATCCGCCAAATGGCATTTGAAGTCGGCGTGGAGAATGCTTTCGACTTCCCGGGCTTTGTTCCAGCCTATATCCGCCCTCTCTTCTGCGAAGGTGTAGGTCCTTTCCGCTGGGCTGCGCTTTCTGGCGATCCGGAAGATATCTACAAGACCGATCAAAAAGTGAAAGAGCTGATCCCTGACAACCCTCACCTGCACAATTGGCTCGATATGGCTCGTGACCGTATCCAGTTCCAAGGTTTACCAGCACGTATCTGTTGGGTTGGCTTGAAGGATCGCGCTCGCTTGGGCCAAGCGTTCAACGAAATGGTCAAGAACGGTGAACTGAAAGCACCGATTGTCATTGGTCGAGACCACCTCGATTCTGGCTCTGTTGCCAGCCCTAACCGTGAAACCGAAGGCATGATGGACGGCTCCGACGCTGTGTCAGACTGGCCACTACTTAATGCCCTACTGAATACCGCATCTGGCGCGACTTGGGTCTCACTACACCATGGTGGTGGCGTGGGTATGGGCTTCTCGCAGCACTCAGGCATGGTCATTGTGTGTGACGGAACCGATGAAGCTGCTGAACGCGTTGGCCGTGTGCTGCGCAATGACCCAGCGACCGGTGTGATGCGCCACGCTGATGCCGGTTACGACATTGCGGTTAACTGCGCCGAAGAGCAAGGCCTTGACTTGCCGATGATCCCATCAACTCAGAAGTAA
- a CDS encoding formimidoylglutamase (COG0010), protein MSVDMSVWQGRSDPEDGNLGLRWHEVIKPADEVNDAGIMLLGFACDEGVSRNKGRTGAYDAPITIRKALANLAWHHTEPVYDGGDISCNDGNLELAQKRLGEDVCRALRQKHKVIVFGGGHEVAWGTFQGIGSHLLQKQHAQESVIEPDELDTPLPVPKIGIINFDAHFDLRNPPSGGSAEQGSSGTPFQQIARFCELQGWPFNYACLGLSRAANTQALYKKADKLGVLYFDDCELTHQRLPLVIESLEHFIAQCDYLYLTIDIDVFPASTAPGVSAPAARGVPQDIIEPLINTVLAAETPSGDKKVLVADMAEYNPRFDIDNQTARLAARLAWTIARALR, encoded by the coding sequence ATGTCGGTAGATATGAGTGTTTGGCAAGGTCGAAGTGATCCAGAAGATGGTAACCTCGGGTTACGTTGGCATGAAGTGATCAAGCCTGCGGATGAAGTGAATGATGCAGGTATTATGCTGCTTGGTTTTGCTTGTGATGAAGGTGTTTCTCGCAACAAAGGCCGTACTGGTGCCTATGATGCCCCTATCACGATTCGAAAAGCCCTGGCAAACCTAGCCTGGCACCATACCGAGCCCGTTTACGATGGCGGCGATATTTCCTGCAACGATGGCAACCTAGAGCTGGCTCAAAAACGCTTAGGTGAAGATGTTTGCCGAGCACTGCGCCAGAAACACAAAGTGATTGTATTCGGTGGTGGTCACGAGGTGGCTTGGGGCACTTTTCAGGGGATAGGCAGTCATCTACTACAAAAGCAGCACGCTCAAGAAAGTGTTATTGAACCCGACGAGTTAGACACCCCACTTCCGGTTCCCAAAATTGGCATCATCAATTTCGATGCCCATTTTGATCTTCGGAACCCGCCATCAGGTGGTTCTGCCGAGCAAGGCAGTTCAGGCACGCCATTCCAGCAAATTGCACGATTTTGCGAATTGCAAGGCTGGCCGTTCAACTATGCCTGCCTCGGCTTGAGCCGCGCAGCTAATACCCAAGCACTGTATAAAAAAGCCGACAAGCTTGGTGTACTTTATTTCGATGACTGTGAACTCACCCACCAGCGCTTACCACTGGTGATAGAGTCACTGGAACACTTTATCGCCCAATGTGATTACCTCTATCTGACCATAGATATCGATGTGTTCCCAGCCAGTACCGCACCGGGCGTCAGCGCACCCGCAGCTCGCGGTGTACCGCAGGACATCATTGAGCCATTAATAAATACCGTATTAGCTGCCGAGACTCCCTCAGGAGACAAGAAAGTTCTGGTTGCTGATATGGCGGAATATAACCCGAGATTTGATATCGACAACCAAACAGCACGACTCGCTGCGCGATTGGCCTGGACCATCGCCCGTGCCCTACGTTAA
- a CDS encoding imidazolonepropionase (COG1228), which produces MDRVLTNVNMVTLAGEAGYQVIGDAMIGIQDGMIMYAGHKEHFDCHGHPEVIDCQGALVTPGLIDCHTHLVFAGNRAEEFEQRLNGVPYEQIAKAGGGILSTVRATREASEDTLFKLACERLQGLKNEGVTTVEIKSGYGLTLEDELKMLRVARRIGEMPDINVSTTLLAAHALPPEYAGDPDSYIQFICDEIIPAAAQEHLADAVDVFCEGIGFSTSQCQQVFQAAQKHGLAIKGHTEQLSNLGGSAMAARMGALSVDHIEHLDNEGVAALAACGTVATLLPGAFYFLRESQMPPLDQLRQLNVPLAISTDFNPGTSPIASIRTMMNMACTLFRLTPEECLRGVTVNAAKALGLEEQQGKICAGMKANLAIWNLSHPAELSYRLGVPDLKSRIVNGELFNQPLFHQTGTGQ; this is translated from the coding sequence ATGGATAGAGTGCTGACAAACGTCAATATGGTCACCCTTGCGGGCGAAGCTGGCTACCAAGTCATCGGCGATGCCATGATTGGTATTCAAGATGGCATGATTATGTATGCCGGCCACAAGGAGCATTTTGACTGTCACGGTCACCCTGAAGTCATTGACTGCCAAGGCGCGCTGGTGACACCGGGATTGATCGATTGCCACACTCACCTCGTCTTTGCCGGCAACCGCGCAGAAGAGTTCGAACAACGCCTTAATGGTGTGCCTTATGAGCAAATCGCCAAAGCAGGCGGTGGGATCCTGTCAACGGTACGTGCAACCCGCGAAGCATCAGAAGATACCCTTTTCAAGTTAGCGTGCGAGCGCCTGCAAGGCCTGAAGAATGAAGGGGTAACCACCGTCGAGATTAAATCAGGTTATGGCCTCACCCTTGAAGATGAACTGAAAATGCTCAGGGTAGCTCGCCGCATTGGAGAAATGCCTGATATCAATGTATCGACGACCTTGCTCGCAGCCCATGCTCTCCCACCAGAATACGCGGGTGATCCTGATAGCTATATCCAATTCATCTGCGATGAAATCATTCCAGCAGCTGCCCAAGAGCACTTAGCCGATGCCGTCGATGTGTTCTGTGAAGGCATTGGTTTTAGCACCAGCCAGTGCCAGCAAGTATTCCAAGCAGCACAAAAGCATGGCCTTGCCATTAAGGGACATACAGAGCAACTTTCAAACTTGGGCGGCAGTGCCATGGCTGCACGGATGGGGGCCCTGTCTGTTGACCATATTGAACACCTCGATAACGAGGGGGTGGCAGCACTCGCCGCATGTGGCACTGTGGCTACCTTGCTGCCTGGCGCATTTTATTTTCTTCGTGAAAGCCAAATGCCACCGCTTGATCAGCTACGTCAACTGAACGTGCCTTTAGCGATTTCCACTGACTTTAACCCTGGTACATCACCCATCGCCTCTATCCGCACCATGATGAACATGGCGTGTACCTTGTTCCGGTTAACACCTGAAGAGTGCCTGCGTGGTGTCACTGTCAATGCCGCCAAAGCACTTGGACTAGAGGAGCAACAAGGGAAAATTTGCGCGGGTATGAAAGCGAATTTAGCCATTTGGAATTTATCTCACCCTGCTGAGCTGTCATACCGCCTTGGTGTGCCAGATCTCAAATCGCGGATAGTCAATGGTGAGCTATTTAATCAACCGCTATTTCACCAAACTGGAACAGGGCAGTAA
- a CDS encoding putative histidine utilization repressor (COG2188), whose amino-acid sequence MAQSPRYQQIKSYLLERIHTRQWPPGHKIPTEMALSDQFSVSRMTANKAITELVKEGFLERTPRLGTFVCNKKAESPLMEIRNIAEEVKNRGHRYSSEVISQSTIHATEDIALRLGVRQGTEVYFTQIVHFENNIPIQLEERWVNPRHAPSYIQQDFTGQTPNEYLVKTCPLSDIEHTVEALLPPQHVADLLNVSPQAPCLLLNRRTWSNQHLISTALLYHPGNKYKLSSRTQVGI is encoded by the coding sequence ATGGCTCAGTCACCTCGTTATCAGCAGATCAAAAGTTACCTGTTAGAAAGGATTCATACCCGCCAATGGCCACCGGGCCACAAGATCCCGACGGAAATGGCGCTATCTGACCAATTTTCAGTAAGCCGCATGACAGCCAACAAAGCCATCACGGAGTTGGTTAAAGAGGGTTTCCTTGAAAGAACGCCACGGTTGGGGACATTTGTCTGTAACAAAAAAGCCGAATCTCCCTTGATGGAGATCCGCAACATTGCCGAAGAAGTAAAAAACCGCGGCCACCGCTATTCTTCAGAGGTAATTTCGCAATCGACTATTCATGCCACCGAAGATATCGCATTAAGATTGGGCGTACGCCAAGGCACAGAAGTCTATTTCACCCAAATCGTCCACTTCGAAAATAACATACCCATCCAACTCGAAGAGCGATGGGTCAACCCACGCCATGCGCCCAGCTATATCCAACAGGACTTTACCGGACAGACCCCCAATGAATACCTGGTCAAAACCTGCCCGCTCAGTGATATTGAGCATACGGTCGAGGCGCTTCTTCCTCCCCAGCATGTGGCCGATTTGCTTAATGTCAGCCCGCAGGCTCCTTGCCTGCTGCTTAATCGCCGTACCTGGAGCAACCAACACCTGATCAGCACAGCCCTACTCTATCATCCGGGCAATAAATACAAGCTGAGCTCGCGTACACAGGTAGGGATTTAG